Proteins encoded within one genomic window of Halofilum ochraceum:
- a CDS encoding DUF2845 domain-containing protein, whose product MTQNRILSPLLPLVLAAAGLLLPGRAEALRCNGSLVDEGDPAFEVREACGQPDYVQPLYAHGHGHVLEELWYYNFGPQRLLRELRFRNGRLQRIRTPGRGFRERDRVGDCVPVDVNAGMTAYELLSRCGEPVQREARRLLRRDHRGGLKHGYHHVWIEDWYYPFGDQYLNRRVRLTDGRVTDIDTVD is encoded by the coding sequence ATGACACAAAATCGGATTCTGTCGCCGTTGCTGCCCCTTGTGCTGGCCGCCGCCGGGCTGTTGCTCCCGGGGCGGGCGGAGGCGCTGCGCTGCAATGGCAGCCTGGTCGATGAGGGGGACCCCGCGTTCGAGGTGCGCGAGGCGTGTGGTCAGCCCGATTATGTCCAGCCGCTGTACGCGCATGGTCATGGCCATGTGCTCGAGGAACTCTGGTACTACAACTTCGGCCCTCAGCGGCTGCTGCGCGAGCTGCGGTTCCGCAATGGCCGGCTCCAGCGCATCCGCACTCCCGGGCGCGGCTTCCGCGAACGCGATCGGGTTGGCGACTGCGTTCCGGTCGACGTCAACGCCGGCATGACGGCCTATGAACTGCTGAGCCGCTGCGGCGAACCGGTGCAGCGCGAGGCGCGGCGCCTGCTGCGGCGGGACCATCGAGGCGGCCTCAAGCACGGCTATCACCACGTCTGGATCGAGGACTGGTACTACCCGTTCGGCGACCAATACCTCAATCGACGGGTGCGGCTGACCGATGGGCGCGTCACCGATATCGATACCGTCGACTGA
- a CDS encoding LemA family protein has translation MSTGMIVFLVVLAVAIGYAIVIYNRMVEFRNRVKNGFAQIDVQLQRRYELIPNLVETAKSYITHERETLTQVIEARNQAKAAEEKAAQQPENAEAMRQLSQSEGGLSAALGKLFALNESYPDLKADGTMRDLMEELTSTENKVSFARQHFNDAVMYYNTYREQFPNSLIAGPTGFQAAEQLELDNPEEVRQPVRVSFG, from the coding sequence ATGTCCACCGGTATGATCGTTTTTCTCGTGGTGCTGGCCGTGGCGATCGGTTATGCGATCGTGATCTACAACCGCATGGTCGAGTTCCGGAATCGGGTCAAGAACGGCTTCGCGCAGATCGATGTCCAGCTGCAGCGGCGTTATGAACTGATCCCGAACCTGGTCGAGACGGCCAAGAGCTATATCACGCACGAGCGCGAGACGCTCACGCAGGTGATCGAGGCACGCAATCAGGCGAAGGCGGCCGAGGAGAAGGCCGCGCAGCAACCGGAAAACGCCGAGGCGATGCGCCAGCTCTCGCAGTCCGAGGGTGGGCTGTCGGCCGCGCTCGGCAAGCTGTTCGCACTGAACGAGAGCTATCCGGACCTGAAGGCCGACGGCACCATGCGCGACCTGATGGAGGAACTCACCTCCACCGAGAACAAGGTCTCGTTCGCGCGCCAGCACTTCAACGACGCGGTGATGTACTACAACACCTACCGCGAGCAGTTCCCCAACAGCCTGATCGCGGGGCCCACCGGTTTCCAGGCGGCTGAACAGCTCGAACTGGACAACCCCGAAGAGGTGCGCCAGCCGGTGCGCGTGTCCTTCGGCTGA
- a CDS encoding TraR/DksA family transcriptional regulator — MSDDDIDTEWFRARLLELREELTAATGNTDANTVELDQQRQGRLSRMDALGAQQMSLAAQRRRQETLRRTEAALRRIDDGDYGLCQSCDEPINPKRLEFDPTVLYCIHCASKAEQA, encoded by the coding sequence GTGAGCGACGACGATATCGATACCGAGTGGTTCCGCGCACGGTTGCTGGAACTGCGCGAGGAACTGACGGCGGCAACCGGCAACACGGACGCCAATACGGTCGAACTCGATCAGCAGCGTCAGGGGCGCCTGTCGCGCATGGACGCCCTCGGGGCCCAGCAGATGAGCCTGGCCGCCCAGCGCCGCCGCCAGGAAACGCTGCGCCGCACGGAGGCGGCGTTACGCCGGATCGACGACGGCGACTATGGGCTGTGCCAGTCCTGCGACGAACCGATCAACCCGAAACGCCTCGAATTCGACCCGACTGTCCTGTACTGCATCCACTGCGCCAGCAAGGCCGAGCAGGCGTAA
- a CDS encoding NAD-dependent succinate-semialdehyde dehydrogenase → MKLEDPSLLRDACFIDGEWVKGSESLPVKNPATGDTLGEVPRLGEKETRQAIEAANRAFPEWRRKTAAERSAILRRWYELMHENVEDLGRIMTSEQGKPFTEAKGEVAYAASFLEWFAEEGKRVYGDIIPEHTADARIVVTKEPIGVCAAVTPWNFPLAMITRKAGAALAAGCPMVVKPAEQTPLSALALAELGSRAGIPAGVFSVITGRAKSIGGEFTSNPTVRKLTFTGSTAVGKMLMEQCAATVKKVSLELGGNAPFIVFDDADLDAAVEGTIASKYRNTGQTCVCANRILVQDSVYDAFAEKLAKRVAGLKVGEGFGEGVVQGPLIDDNALAKVEEHVGNALEHGAKVLTGGQRHALGGTFYEPTVLTGVTPEMQIAGEETFGPVAPLFRFSTEREAVEMSNNTEVGLASYFYTRDIGRAWRVGRELEYGIVGINTGLISTAVAPFGGVKESGMGREGSKYGIEDFLEVKYMCMGGIDPELQ, encoded by the coding sequence ATGAAACTTGAAGACCCGTCCCTGCTGCGTGATGCCTGCTTCATCGATGGTGAATGGGTGAAGGGCAGCGAGAGCCTGCCGGTCAAGAATCCGGCCACGGGTGACACGCTCGGCGAAGTCCCCCGTCTCGGGGAAAAGGAAACCCGCCAGGCGATCGAAGCGGCGAACCGCGCATTCCCGGAGTGGCGCCGCAAGACGGCCGCCGAACGCAGCGCGATTCTGCGGCGCTGGTACGAACTCATGCATGAAAACGTCGAGGACCTCGGCCGGATCATGACGTCCGAACAGGGCAAGCCGTTCACCGAGGCCAAGGGCGAGGTCGCCTATGCCGCCTCCTTCCTCGAGTGGTTCGCCGAGGAAGGCAAGCGTGTCTACGGCGACATCATTCCCGAGCACACCGCGGATGCACGCATCGTCGTCACAAAGGAGCCGATCGGCGTATGCGCCGCGGTCACGCCGTGGAACTTCCCGCTTGCCATGATCACGCGCAAGGCCGGCGCCGCACTCGCCGCCGGTTGCCCGATGGTGGTCAAGCCGGCGGAACAGACGCCGCTGTCCGCGCTGGCGCTGGCGGAACTTGGTTCCCGGGCCGGTATCCCGGCCGGTGTCTTCAGCGTCATTACCGGACGGGCGAAGTCGATCGGCGGCGAGTTCACGAGCAATCCCACCGTGCGCAAACTCACCTTCACCGGCTCGACGGCGGTCGGGAAAATGCTGATGGAACAGTGCGCCGCCACGGTCAAGAAGGTCTCGCTGGAACTCGGCGGCAATGCGCCGTTCATCGTTTTCGATGACGCCGACCTCGACGCCGCCGTCGAGGGCACGATCGCCTCCAAATACCGCAACACTGGCCAGACCTGCGTATGCGCCAATCGCATCCTGGTGCAGGACAGCGTCTACGACGCATTCGCCGAGAAACTCGCGAAGCGCGTAGCCGGGCTGAAGGTCGGTGAAGGTTTCGGTGAGGGCGTCGTGCAGGGGCCGCTGATCGACGACAACGCGCTGGCCAAGGTGGAAGAGCACGTCGGCAACGCGCTCGAACACGGCGCGAAGGTCCTGACGGGCGGGCAGCGCCATGCGCTGGGCGGCACCTTCTACGAACCGACCGTTCTGACCGGCGTGACGCCGGAGATGCAGATCGCCGGCGAAGAGACCTTCGGCCCGGTGGCCCCGCTGTTCCGCTTCAGCACGGAACGCGAAGCGGTCGAGATGTCCAACAATACCGAGGTCGGGCTCGCCTCCTACTTCTATACGCGCGACATCGGCCGCGCGTGGCGCGTCGGCCGCGAGCTCGAGTACGGCATCGTCGGCATCAATACCGGGCTGATCTCCACGGCCGTCGCGCCCTTCGGCGGGGTGAAGGAATCCGGTATGGGGCGCGAGGGCTCGAAGTACGGGATAGAGGACTTCCTCGAGGTGAAGTACATGTGCATGGGCGGGATCGATCCCGAGCTGCAGTAA
- the ccoN gene encoding cytochrome-c oxidase, cbb3-type subunit I translates to MAQQETYNDHVVRLFLLAAAVWGIVGTAIGVLIAAQMAWPWLNFDTSWLTFSRIRPNHTFSIIFAFGGSALMGTCYYVVQRTGHVRLALGRLATFTFWGWQVAVFLALATMPFGITQSKEYAEPEWPIDILIAVVWISFGVVFFATLAKRRIRHIYVANWYYAAFIVAVGLLHVVNNIAIPVSLTKSYPVYSGAVDAMVQWWYGHNAVAFFLTAGFLGMMYYFVPRQAGQPLWSYRFSIVNFWALISVYMWAGSHHLIYTSLPDWVQTVGVVFSVILLMPSWGSAANGLLTFNGSWHKVRVDPAAKFMVIALVFYAAATLEGSMLAIRSANALSHYTDWTIAHVHSGSIGWVAMITIGSIYAMAPRALDRPMHSVKAMNLHFWMHTMGLLIYVTAMWVSGVATGSMWFATAEDGTLVYSFMEIFRTIDVLYIMRFLGGVLVMGGMVVMAWNLWHTAAAARAKLISPIPVPIPEPIPDAGISASPAR, encoded by the coding sequence ATGGCACAGCAAGAAACCTACAATGACCATGTCGTCCGCCTGTTTCTGCTGGCGGCGGCCGTATGGGGCATCGTCGGCACCGCAATCGGCGTCCTTATCGCGGCCCAGATGGCCTGGCCCTGGCTCAATTTCGACACCTCCTGGCTGACCTTCAGCCGCATCCGGCCCAACCACACGTTTTCGATCATCTTCGCCTTCGGCGGCTCCGCGCTGATGGGCACGTGCTACTACGTGGTGCAACGCACGGGCCACGTGCGTCTCGCCCTCGGCCGTCTGGCCACCTTCACCTTCTGGGGCTGGCAGGTCGCGGTGTTCCTGGCGCTGGCGACGATGCCGTTCGGCATCACCCAGAGCAAGGAATACGCCGAACCCGAATGGCCGATCGACATTCTCATCGCCGTGGTCTGGATTTCCTTCGGGGTGGTTTTCTTCGCCACACTCGCGAAGCGGCGCATCCGCCACATCTACGTCGCCAACTGGTACTACGCGGCCTTCATCGTCGCGGTCGGCCTGCTGCACGTGGTCAACAACATCGCGATCCCGGTCTCGCTGACCAAGTCCTATCCGGTCTACTCGGGCGCCGTCGATGCGATGGTCCAGTGGTGGTACGGGCATAACGCGGTGGCGTTTTTCCTGACCGCCGGCTTCCTCGGCATGATGTACTACTTCGTGCCGCGCCAGGCCGGCCAACCGTTGTGGAGCTACCGCTTCTCGATCGTGAACTTCTGGGCGCTGATCTCGGTCTACATGTGGGCCGGTTCGCACCATCTGATCTATACCTCCCTGCCGGACTGGGTGCAGACGGTCGGCGTCGTGTTCTCGGTCATCCTGCTGATGCCGAGCTGGGGCTCCGCGGCCAACGGCCTGCTCACGTTCAACGGTTCCTGGCACAAGGTCCGGGTCGACCCGGCCGCCAAGTTCATGGTGATCGCGCTGGTGTTCTATGCCGCCGCGACGCTCGAAGGCTCGATGCTCGCGATCCGCAGTGCCAACGCCCTGAGCCATTACACCGACTGGACCATCGCGCACGTGCACTCCGGCTCCATCGGCTGGGTCGCGATGATCACGATCGGGTCGATCTACGCGATGGCGCCGCGCGCGCTCGACCGCCCCATGCATTCGGTCAAGGCCATGAACCTGCACTTCTGGATGCACACGATGGGGCTGCTGATCTATGTCACCGCGATGTGGGTCTCCGGCGTCGCGACCGGCTCCATGTGGTTCGCCACGGCCGAGGACGGGACGCTTGTCTACAGCTTCATGGAGATCTTCCGGACCATCGATGTGCTCTACATCATGCGGTTCCTCGGCGGCGTGTTGGTCATGGGCGGCATGGTAGTGATGGCCTGGAACCTCTGGCACACGGCCGCCGCCGCCCGCGCGAAACTGATCTCGCCGATCCCGGTGCCGATTCCGGAGCCCATACCGGATGCCGGCATATCGGCATCGCCCGCCCGGTAA
- a CDS encoding MFS transporter, which yields MTPERRRIFAWAFYDWANSAYATVVIAGFFPLFFRDYWGSGLEQAERTFWLGAANSASSLLIVLLAPLLGAVADRAGLRRRFLIRFALLGILATATLALIGAGQWGFAAGAFAVATVGFMGANVFYDALITEVAPRGEGDRVSALGYALGYLGGGILFAGCVALVLMPETFGLADRAAAVRLSFLLTAVWWAVFSIPLLRTVGERDGPRVPFGQAFVEGAAQLLQTLRDIRKHRQVALFLGGYFLYIDGVDTVVRMAVDYGMSIGFGTNDLIAALLLVQFIGFPATLVFGRLARPLGARGGILLALAAYAGATIWASTMSATWEFYGLAVTIGLVQGGVQALSRSFFARLVPADCAAEFFGFYNMMGKFAAVIGPVLVGWVGWMTGDPRIGILSLLLLFGGGALLLMRVRTPADT from the coding sequence ATGACGCCGGAGCGCCGCCGTATCTTCGCGTGGGCGTTCTACGACTGGGCCAATTCCGCCTACGCCACAGTGGTCATCGCCGGGTTCTTTCCCCTGTTCTTCCGTGATTACTGGGGCTCGGGGCTGGAGCAGGCGGAGCGCACCTTCTGGCTCGGTGCCGCCAATTCCGCCTCGAGCCTGCTGATCGTCCTGCTCGCGCCACTACTCGGCGCGGTGGCCGACCGCGCGGGCCTGCGGCGGCGTTTCCTGATCCGTTTTGCCCTGCTGGGCATCCTCGCCACCGCGACGCTGGCACTGATCGGTGCCGGACAATGGGGGTTCGCCGCCGGTGCCTTCGCCGTGGCGACGGTCGGGTTCATGGGCGCGAATGTTTTCTATGACGCGCTGATCACGGAGGTCGCGCCGCGGGGGGAGGGGGATCGCGTTTCGGCACTCGGATACGCGCTCGGCTATCTTGGCGGCGGGATCCTGTTCGCAGGCTGCGTGGCCCTCGTGCTGATGCCGGAGACGTTCGGGCTGGCCGACCGTGCGGCCGCCGTGCGGTTGTCGTTCCTGCTCACGGCGGTCTGGTGGGCCGTCTTCTCGATCCCGCTGCTGCGTACGGTCGGGGAGCGCGACGGCCCGCGGGTGCCGTTCGGTCAGGCCTTCGTCGAGGGGGCGGCTCAACTCCTGCAGACGCTGCGGGATATCCGCAAGCATCGCCAGGTCGCGCTGTTTCTGGGCGGCTATTTCCTCTATATCGACGGCGTCGACACGGTCGTGCGGATGGCGGTCGATTACGGGATGTCGATCGGTTTCGGCACCAACGACCTGATCGCCGCGCTGCTGCTGGTCCAGTTTATCGGCTTTCCGGCGACCCTGGTGTTCGGTCGCCTCGCCAGGCCACTGGGTGCGCGTGGCGGAATCCTGTTGGCCCTGGCGGCCTATGCCGGGGCGACGATCTGGGCGTCGACCATGAGCGCAACGTGGGAATTCTATGGCCTCGCGGTGACCATCGGCCTGGTTCAGGGTGGGGTCCAGGCCCTGTCGCGCTCGTTCTTTGCCCGCCTCGTCCCGGCCGACTGCGCCGCCGAATTCTTCGGCTTCTATAACATGATGGGGAAATTCGCCGCGGTAATCGGGCCGGTTCTGGTCGGCTGGGTCGGCTGGATGACCGGCGATCCGCGGATCGGGATCCTTTCGTTGCTGCTGCTGTTCGGCGGTGGTGCACTGCTGCTGATGCGGGTGCGCACGCCAGCGGACACATGA
- a CDS encoding TraB/GumN family protein, with protein sequence MKGSGYTYRRMTLLLACLLLPAAGHGATPVHADGVLWEIEGPGETQPSHVLGTIHSDDPRVLDLDPTIERAFRSARRYAFELDFGADIQQTMARAMFDRAPPTLEEQLGGPDWQRARRAAQARGVPGDALLLMEPWALAITLSVPPMDPTATLDRVLFQRASDLGRPVTGLETAEEQLALFSDLPETQQLDLLRATLDLAEQGGLAPMFESLTRAWLRGDLAALMEIGENNPMLPDAERNDAFMERVVDERNERMVERMQPLIERGGAFVAVGALHLPGERGVLRLLEEAGYTVKPVD encoded by the coding sequence ATGAAAGGATCAGGATATACATACCGACGGATGACCCTGCTGCTGGCCTGCCTGCTGCTGCCGGCTGCCGGGCACGGCGCCACGCCGGTACACGCCGATGGTGTGCTCTGGGAGATCGAGGGTCCCGGCGAAACGCAGCCGAGCCACGTTCTCGGGACGATCCACAGCGATGACCCCCGCGTGCTCGATCTCGATCCGACCATCGAGCGTGCGTTTCGATCGGCCCGGCGTTACGCCTTCGAACTCGATTTCGGCGCCGATATCCAACAGACCATGGCGCGGGCGATGTTCGACCGGGCGCCGCCGACGCTGGAGGAACAACTCGGCGGACCAGACTGGCAACGCGCCCGCCGTGCGGCGCAGGCCCGGGGCGTTCCGGGCGACGCGCTGTTGCTGATGGAGCCCTGGGCACTCGCCATCACGCTGTCGGTACCCCCGATGGACCCGACCGCCACGCTGGATCGGGTCCTGTTCCAGCGTGCTTCCGATCTGGGGCGCCCGGTGACCGGTCTCGAGACGGCGGAGGAGCAGCTTGCCCTGTTCTCCGATCTGCCCGAAACGCAACAGCTCGATCTGTTGCGCGCCACCCTCGACCTGGCCGAACAGGGCGGCCTCGCACCGATGTTCGAGTCCTTGACCCGGGCCTGGCTGCGCGGCGATCTGGCCGCGCTCATGGAGATCGGCGAGAACAACCCGATGCTGCCGGACGCCGAGCGCAATGACGCCTTCATGGAGCGGGTCGTCGACGAACGCAACGAGCGCATGGTGGAGCGCATGCAGCCTCTGATCGAACGCGGCGGCGCGTTCGTCGCCGTCGGCGCGCTGCATCTGCCGGGCGAGCGCGGGGTATTGCGGCTGCTGGAAGAGGCCGGCTATACGGTCAAGCCAGTGGATTGA
- a CDS encoding M48 family metallopeptidase, producing the protein MDFFERQNQARRSTAVLVLAFVVAILLVAIAVDAVVWGTLRVLDRTSLDFLAWLATPRAWIITAVLLVSILATSAWRSAQLYKGGGGRVALLLGGRIVDPDTKDEDESRLINVVEEMAIAAGITVPDVYVLENEDAINAFAAGDSPANAVIAVTRGLLERLDRDALQGVIAHEFSHILNGDMRLNIRMIGLLAGMTMISQIGTKPWRAMAMGRHRGHHSRSMFLGTRGRGGQAYLAILVAGLIVAAIGWIGVLGGRVIKAAVSRQREFLADAAAVQFTRNPDGLAHALLEIHEASGGGSRLRNHHAEEVSHMGFGRTVSGITGLTATHPPIKDRMAALGPKYEYWYRDGERIRRREQREAEAEEEAARKDEQRAAATSASEGAVLAGLGGADAVSAGLSAATLAGIAGSLDGGSVQRAHELLRRLPEEILQAVHTPNGAEDAVSALLLHGPDTRERDLGVLPEARREQVGRLRLALECNWPGKTADRLDPRVRLPLLELALRSLRKLEPEARASFLKRLDAQIRVNGRISMFEYAARTLLRRELDTERVSRYGTAKLKRHRGEAAIVLSLLAHAGGGDRQQRATAYARGVEGLPGGLADTELLQPSECSPKLVTRALTVLEAVQPGDKRALLEACTRTISADDHIRASEAELLRMFAALVDTPVPAIFADPD; encoded by the coding sequence GTGGACTTCTTCGAACGCCAGAATCAGGCCCGCCGGTCGACGGCGGTGCTGGTACTGGCGTTCGTGGTGGCCATCCTGCTGGTCGCCATCGCGGTCGACGCCGTGGTCTGGGGTACGCTGCGTGTCCTCGATCGAACCTCGCTCGATTTCCTCGCCTGGCTGGCCACGCCGCGCGCCTGGATCATCACCGCCGTCCTGCTCGTGAGCATCCTCGCCACCAGTGCCTGGCGCTCTGCGCAACTGTATAAGGGCGGCGGCGGCCGCGTGGCCCTCCTGCTGGGTGGGCGCATCGTCGACCCGGACACGAAGGACGAAGATGAGTCGCGCCTGATCAATGTCGTCGAGGAGATGGCGATCGCCGCCGGCATCACCGTGCCCGATGTCTACGTGCTCGAAAACGAGGACGCGATCAACGCCTTCGCCGCCGGCGACAGCCCCGCGAATGCCGTGATCGCGGTCACGCGCGGGCTGCTCGAGCGTCTCGACCGGGATGCGCTGCAGGGCGTGATCGCCCACGAGTTCAGCCACATCCTGAACGGCGATATGCGGCTCAATATCCGCATGATCGGTCTGCTGGCCGGCATGACGATGATCAGCCAGATCGGCACCAAGCCGTGGCGCGCGATGGCGATGGGCCGGCATCGCGGGCACCACAGTCGCAGCATGTTCCTTGGCACCCGTGGCCGCGGGGGTCAGGCCTACCTGGCCATCCTCGTCGCCGGCCTGATCGTGGCGGCGATCGGCTGGATCGGCGTCCTTGGCGGACGCGTGATCAAGGCGGCCGTCTCGCGCCAGCGGGAATTCCTCGCCGATGCCGCGGCGGTACAGTTCACGCGCAATCCCGACGGGCTCGCCCACGCCCTGCTGGAGATCCACGAGGCGTCCGGCGGCGGCAGTCGCCTGCGCAATCACCACGCGGAAGAGGTCAGCCACATGGGCTTCGGGCGCACCGTCAGCGGCATCACCGGACTGACGGCCACGCACCCGCCGATCAAGGACCGCATGGCGGCCCTCGGCCCCAAGTACGAATACTGGTACCGCGACGGCGAGCGCATCCGGCGCAGGGAACAGCGCGAGGCCGAGGCGGAGGAGGAAGCGGCGCGCAAGGACGAGCAGCGGGCGGCCGCGACGAGCGCCAGCGAGGGTGCGGTGCTGGCCGGCCTCGGTGGTGCGGACGCGGTCAGTGCCGGGCTCTCGGCGGCCACGCTGGCGGGGATCGCCGGATCGCTCGACGGCGGCTCGGTCCAGCGCGCCCACGAACTGTTGCGCCGCCTGCCCGAGGAGATCCTGCAGGCGGTACACACTCCGAACGGCGCGGAGGACGCGGTGTCCGCGCTGCTGCTGCACGGGCCGGACACCCGCGAGCGCGACCTCGGGGTCCTGCCCGAGGCGCGGCGTGAGCAGGTCGGGCGCCTGCGCCTCGCGCTGGAATGCAACTGGCCCGGCAAGACCGCCGACCGCCTCGATCCGCGGGTACGGCTGCCACTACTCGAACTCGCGCTGCGCTCGCTGCGCAAGCTCGAGCCCGAGGCGCGCGCGTCCTTCCTGAAGCGCCTGGATGCACAGATCCGCGTGAACGGGCGCATATCGATGTTCGAGTACGCGGCGCGGACCCTGCTCCGGCGCGAACTGGATACCGAGCGGGTCTCCCGTTATGGCACCGCCAAACTGAAGCGCCATCGCGGGGAGGCGGCGATCGTACTGTCGCTGCTCGCCCACGCCGGCGGTGGCGACCGGCAACAGCGCGCCACGGCGTATGCCCGCGGGGTCGAGGGCCTGCCGGGCGGCCTGGCGGATACGGAGCTGTTGCAACCGAGCGAGTGCAGCCCGAAGCTCGTCACCCGGGCGCTGACGGTGCTCGAGGCCGTGCAGCCGGGGGACAAGCGCGCCCTGCTCGAGGCCTGCACCCGGACGATCTCGGCCGACGATCACATCCGGGCCAGCGAGGCGGAGCTGCTGCGCATGTTCGCCGCCCTGGTGGACACACCGGTCCCGGCGATCTTCGCCGACCCCGACTGA
- a CDS encoding MATE family efflux transporter, producing the protein MQTAETPGYRRTWQLAWPIILANSSIPLVGAVDTAVMGHLPDAAYIGAVALGANLFSIIYWAFGFLRMGTTGFVAQAAGAGDGGEAAAALKRALLIAGGLALAVWSLQIPIGMIAFYMVDGSERVEELARVYFGWRIWSAPAVFANYAIVGTLIGLQRTRDVLVVQLLLNGTNVALDLLFVPVLGFGVEGVALASVIAEFTAVGIGLWLVVRRLRPLPRPGHRITLLEPAALRALIRVNGNIFVRTLCLVLSLFYFTAVGTGLGEVVVAANAILLQLLFFLSYGLDGFAHAVEGLAGSARGAGRRDQFRAAVRTSTVCAAALAVGYSVVYALFGGVFIGWMTDLPEVRELATTYLPWMLLAPIVAVWNFQLDGVFIGTTRTVEMRNGMLIAAGAFWLATELLVPDLGNHGLWLAFMGFFVLRALLLALWLPRIDRSIAAVPQAPV; encoded by the coding sequence ATGCAGACCGCCGAGACCCCCGGATACCGCCGTACCTGGCAGCTCGCCTGGCCGATCATCCTGGCGAATTCGTCGATCCCGCTCGTCGGCGCGGTGGACACGGCGGTCATGGGGCATCTGCCCGACGCCGCCTATATCGGCGCGGTGGCGCTGGGCGCCAACCTGTTCTCGATCATCTACTGGGCCTTCGGCTTCCTGCGCATGGGCACGACGGGCTTCGTGGCGCAGGCCGCCGGTGCCGGCGACGGCGGCGAGGCCGCGGCGGCATTGAAGCGTGCCCTGCTGATCGCGGGCGGGCTGGCGCTCGCGGTGTGGTCGCTGCAGATCCCGATCGGGATGATCGCCTTTTACATGGTCGATGGCAGCGAGCGGGTCGAAGAACTCGCCCGGGTCTACTTCGGGTGGCGCATCTGGTCAGCGCCGGCGGTATTCGCCAATTACGCGATCGTCGGCACACTCATCGGGCTGCAGCGAACGCGTGACGTCCTCGTCGTCCAGCTGCTGCTGAATGGCACCAACGTGGCCCTCGACCTGCTGTTCGTGCCGGTGCTCGGTTTCGGGGTCGAGGGCGTCGCCCTCGCCTCGGTGATCGCGGAGTTCACGGCGGTGGGCATCGGACTCTGGCTGGTCGTACGCCGGCTGCGGCCGCTGCCGCGCCCCGGCCACCGAATCACCCTGCTCGAACCAGCCGCGCTGCGTGCGCTGATCCGGGTCAACGGCAATATCTTCGTGCGCACGCTTTGCCTGGTCCTGTCGCTGTTCTACTTCACCGCCGTGGGAACCGGGCTCGGCGAGGTCGTGGTGGCGGCCAATGCCATCCTGCTGCAGTTGCTGTTCTTCCTCTCCTACGGGCTCGATGGCTTCGCCCACGCCGTCGAGGGGCTGGCGGGTTCGGCCCGCGGCGCCGGGCGCCGGGACCAGTTCCGCGCGGCGGTGCGCACGAGCACCGTCTGCGCGGCCGCCCTCGCGGTCGGTTATTCCGTCGTGTACGCGCTGTTCGGCGGCGTCTTTATCGGCTGGATGACGGACCTGCCCGAGGTCCGGGAGCTGGCGACCACCTACCTGCCGTGGATGCTGCTGGCCCCGATCGTCGCCGTGTGGAACTTTCAGCTGGATGGCGTATTCATCGGCACGACCCGCACCGTCGAGATGCGCAACGGCATGCTGATCGCGGCCGGGGCATTCTGGCTCGCGACCGAACTGCTGGTGCCGGATCTCGGCAACCACGGGCTGTGGCTCGCCTTCATGGGGTTCTTCGTTCTGCGTGCACTGCTGCTCGCGCTGTGGTTACCGCGGATCGACCGGTCGATCGCAGCGGTCCCGCAGGCACCGGTGTAA
- a CDS encoding Spy/CpxP family protein refolding chaperone, with the protein MYEPISKKWAVLALALSATLASGAVIAHGGSASGMGGGQGMMAQGQGMMGGQGQGQGMMRGQGQGMMGHGMGQGMMGQGMGPGMMGQGMGPGMMGQGMGPGMMGQGMGPGMMGQGMMGQGMMGPYMSGVLGLSAEQRQRLEDIQRENAGEHWQMMQEMQQHRRNMMEAYGQEAPDPGKVGDAFSRMMETRRDMIEQQVRMQNRMHEVLTDEQRERMQEMQRFHWSDQ; encoded by the coding sequence ATGTACGAACCAATCAGTAAAAAATGGGCAGTCCTCGCACTCGCTTTGTCCGCCACGCTGGCGAGTGGTGCGGTCATTGCCCATGGCGGCAGTGCGTCCGGCATGGGTGGTGGCCAGGGCATGATGGCGCAGGGCCAAGGCATGATGGGCGGTCAGGGCCAAGGTCAGGGCATGATGCGCGGTCAGGGCCAGGGAATGATGGGCCACGGAATGGGGCAAGGCATGATGGGGCAGGGAATGGGCCCGGGCATGATGGGGCAGGGAATGGGTCCCGGCATGATGGGGCAGGGAATGGGTCCCGGCATGATGGGGCAGGGAATGGGCCCCGGCATGATGGGCCAGGGCATGATGGGCCAGGGCATGATGGGGCCTTACATGAGCGGGGTGCTTGGCCTGTCGGCGGAACAGCGTCAACGGCTGGAAGATATCCAGCGCGAGAACGCCGGCGAGCACTGGCAGATGATGCAGGAAATGCAGCAGCACCGGCGCAACATGATGGAGGCGTACGGGCAGGAGGCGCCGGACCCCGGTAAGGTCGGCGATGCCTTCTCGCGCATGATGGAAACCCGGCGGGACATGATCGAACAGCAGGTCCGGATGCAGAACCGGATGCACGAGGTGCTCACCGACGAACAGCGCGAGCGGATGCAGGAAATGCAGCGGTTCCACTGGTCGGATCAGTAG